The Macrobrachium nipponense isolate FS-2020 chromosome 19, ASM1510439v2, whole genome shotgun sequence genome contains a region encoding:
- the LOC135212313 gene encoding trichohyalin-like has translation MFKIRETLCTLFGLVGGCEPAPRITQEFVSLNDIIIPSPEVADGGCPVTDGGWPTGVASTALVIGRALLPSVGLYIYNKWCIHRKRNQQEEAVAETTTRLELPLGENDFNAQVVKEMERKIRAEFEEDILEKDKLIEELANKLEEALRQEEKMDNLLAIEDFLLDELKCQDEKQELKQLLKERDVIIQEAEERQQNMTAEFEEKLLEKDTLIEDLANKLEAALRQEEKMDNLLAKEQLLEEELDWKYEKQELEHQIQATYHLMTEMEKLLEEKSKSEKRLESCLRTLEEDLLNRDRQIEDLLYEERTWKYEKQELEHQIKVALQHGKEMENCLEIAKARASEMDRYLASLEDYEAKLRDCFAVEVKKRDEKIQEIADKLEAAFHYGKEIESFAKKEKARADELDRYANSLREFETNLRDSFAAEVTNRDRKIEEMASKLEATLHYGKEMENFAKKEKARADELDRYVISLREFETKLRDSFTAEVKNRDKKIEEMASKLEATLHQGEEMEHLLEECKILKVKCKTYEENMIQEQKRVRERQRLQQEALMNQDRYMLTTLLHGIAKRNFHLEQIALRHDSTIVETICERDEKQWKEHYRAQHERNDYKRNWEVLIQMLEDIITGDAGQQKAKNRKSEIAMSHETQTDDPSNDDMKDETCGQNPEHEMLMNKHLTAKT, from the coding sequence ATGTTTAAAATACGTGAAACCTTGTGTACATTGTTTGGCCTAGTTGGTGGCTGCGAGCCAGCCCCTAGGATTACGCAGGAATTCGTTTCCTTAAATGATATTATAATACCATCGCCTGAAGTCGCCGACGGCGGATGTCCCGTGACGGACGGTGGATGGCCGACAGGAGTTGCTAGCACTGCACTCGTCATTGGCAGGGCATTGCTGCCTTCTGTTggactatatatttataataagtgGTGTATTCACAGAAAGCGAAACCAACAGGAGGAGGCTGTTGCAGAAACCACCACAAGACTGGAACTGCCGTTGGGAGAGAACGACTTCAATGCACAGGTAGTTAAAGAGATGGAGCGGAAAATTAGAGCTGAATTTGAAGAAGATATCTTGGAAAAGGATAAATTGATAGAAGAACTAGCCAACAAACTTGAAGAAGCTCTCCGTCAAGAGGAGAAGATGGACAATTTGTTGGCAATAGAAGATTTCTTACTCGACGAACTGAAATGTCAAGATGAGAAACAGGAACTCAAGCAGCTgttgaaagagagagacgtaataATACAAGAAGCTGAAGAGAGGCAGCAGAACATGACAGCTGAATTTGAAGAAAAATTGCTGGAAAAAGATACTTTGATAGAAGATCTAGCCAACAAACTTGAGGCTGCTCTCCGTCAAGAGGAGAAGATGGACAATTTGTTGGCAAAAGAACAGCTCTTAGAAGAAGAACTGGACTGGAAATATGAGAAACAAGAGTTGGAACACCAAATTCAGGCCACTTACCATCTCATGACAGAGATGGAGAAGTTGTTGGAGGAGAAGAGCAAGAGTGAGAAAAGGCTAGAGAGCTGCCTGAGAACTTTAGAAGAGGACCTGCTAAACAGAGATCGCCAAATAGAAGATCTCTTATACGAAGAACGAACCTGGAAATATGAGAAACAAGAACTGGAACATCAAATTAAGGTTGCTCTCCAACacggaaaggaaatggaaaactgCCTTGAAATAGCAAAGGCCAGAGCAAGTGAGATGGACAGATACTTGGCCTCATTAGAAGACTATGAAGCAAAGCTTAGAGATTGCTTTGCTGTGGAGGTCAAGAAGAGGGATGAGAAGATACAAGAAATTGCCGACAAACTTGAGGCTGCTTTCCATTATGGAAAGGAGATAGAAAGCTTTGCTAAAAAAGAAAAGGCCAGAGCAGATGAGTTGGACAGATACGCGAACTCCTTACGAGAATTTGAAACAAACCTGAGAGACAGCTTTGCAGCTGAGGTCACGAATAGGGATAGAAAGATAGAGGAGATGGCCAGCAAACTTGAGGCTACTCTTCATTATGGAAAGGAGATGGAAAACTTTGCCAAAAAAGAAAAGGCCAGAGCAGATGAGTTGGACAGATACGTGATCTCCTTACGAGAATTTGAAACAAAGCTTAGAGATAGCTTTACAGCTGAGGTCAAGAATAGGGATAAGAAGATAGAAGAGATGGCCAGCAAACTTGAGGCTACTCTCCATCAAGGCGAGGAGATGGAGCATTTGTTGGAGGAGTGCAAGATCTTGAAGGTAAAGTGCAAGACTTATGAAGAAAACATGATCCAAGAACAAAAACGAGTCAGAGAAAGACAAAGATTACAGCAAGAAGCTTTGATGAATCAGGACAGATATATGTTAACGACACTTCTACATGGAATTGCCAAAAGGAATTTCCACCTTGAACAAATTGCACTAAGGCACGACAGTACAATTGTGGAAACCATTTGCGAAAGAGACGAGAAGCAATGGAAAGAGCACTACAGAGCCCAACATGAGAGGAACGACTACAAGAGGAACTGGGAGGTTTTAATCCAGATGCTGGAGGACATCATAACTGGAGATGCAGGACAGCAGAAAGCGAAGAACAGAAAATCTGAAATTGCAATGAGTCATGAAACCCAAACAGATGATCCGTCGAATGATGACATGAAGGATGAAACTTGTGGTCAAAACCCTGAACACGAGATGCTTATGAACAAGCACCTAACAGCCAAGACCTAA